One Archaeoglobus neptunius DNA segment encodes these proteins:
- a CDS encoding ferritin family protein, with protein sequence MSPEEILKKAIQLEKDAIETYRSFKSDADPETAEILDYLIAQEREHIRILHERLKVVRLLKK encoded by the coding sequence ATGAGCCCAGAGGAAATTCTTAAAAAGGCCATACAACTTGAAAAAGATGCTATTGAAACCTATCGGAGTTTTAAATCTGATGCTGACCCAGAAACTGCGGAGATTCTTGACTATCTTATAGCTCAGGAAAGGGAGCATATCAGAATACTACATGAGCGTCTCAAGGTTGTCAGACTTCTGAAAAAATGA
- a CDS encoding cyclophilin-like fold protein — protein sequence MRLKLRAGNVECEIELYEEWAPETVRALVEALPIRSTASRWGDEVYFTTDIVVDKEENSKDVVELGDVAYWIPGRAICLFFGKTPVSDDKIRPASAVNVIGKIISDLNVLRKVKDGDEIVVEKSLS from the coding sequence ATGAGGTTAAAGCTCAGGGCTGGAAATGTAGAGTGCGAGATTGAGCTTTACGAGGAGTGGGCCCCTGAGACTGTCAGGGCACTAGTGGAGGCTTTGCCGATCAGGAGTACTGCCAGCAGGTGGGGAGATGAGGTATACTTCACAACAGATATCGTAGTTGACAAAGAGGAGAACTCAAAGGATGTTGTAGAGCTCGGTGATGTTGCCTACTGGATTCCGGGCAGGGCAATATGCCTTTTCTTCGGAAAGACACCAGTCAGCGATGATAAAATCAGACCTGCCAGTGCTGTGAACGTAATAGGAAAAATCATAAGCGATCTGAATGTTCTCAGGAAGGTGAAAGACGGGGATGAGATAGTGGTGGAAAAAAGTTTATCATAG